A single Amphiura filiformis chromosome 8, Afil_fr2py, whole genome shotgun sequence DNA region contains:
- the LOC140158443 gene encoding adenosine receptor A2b-like — MEYMCTNNINNNTTSLEYVPQVFPWMQGVFVAVDIVIFLVATTGNILVIASVCAYRKLRTPTNIFVTSLSVADLFVSCISIPTDIALALGFKYEPSPWVCLAGSSLIMAMSAVSVLHLLVIAYDRYLAIIHPFEYKVKMTKWRISGLIIFAWSLAAIFGIAPFCGLNNMDCYNAGYCDMLWIQTTGLRVTAICLATVILILMSYMYFAIYKFAIEAHKQIEAAESIQARIQTGFPGISTNASKRAWEHQPNGEPSGQLQPVTVTPQQRIMKRDIRTAQTVALIMGCFVITWTPASVLTILDVFVPITAKVAYKAYPYQLIFFHMAFSNSAMNPIVYAFRNKDFKYMFLTISNKVFRCQCWNNKVAAAAEGSMEVASIIIPSIVVSRDETPNNLDLEELATVDDT; from the coding sequence ATGGAATATATGTGcacaaataatattaataacaatacaACATCGTTGGAATATGTACCTCAAGTCTTTCCATGGATGCAAGGCGTCTTCGTAGCGGTAGACATCGTCATTTTTCTTGTTGCAACTACGGGAAATATTCTTGTGATTGCTTCCGTTTGTGCATATCGCAAATTGCGCACACCTACTAACATATTTGTAACATCGCTATCAGTTGCGGATCTTTTTGTAAGTTGCATAAGTATTCCTACAGATATAGCACTTGCTCTTGGCTTCAAATATGAGCCTTCACCATGGGTGTGTCTAGCAGGGAGTTCTCTCATTATGGCCATGTCAGCAGTGTCTGTACTGCACCTTCTTGTCATCGCTTATGATCGCTATCTGGCGATAATACACCCATTTGAATATAAGGTAAAAATGACAAAATGGCGGATAAGCGGATTGATAATATTTGCTTGGTCCCTTGCAGCTATATTTGGAATTGCACCATTTTGTGGATTAAACAACATGGATTGTTATAACGCCGGTTATTGCGACATGCTATGGATACAGACTACAGGTCTTAGAGTTACAGCTATCTGTTTAGCTACGGTCATACTAATTCTAATGTCTTACATGTATTTTGCCATTTATAAATTTGCGATAGAAGCTCATAAACAGATTGAAGCAGCTGAATCTATTCAAGCAAGAATTCAAACTGGATTCCCTGGAATATCAACAAATGCTTCTAAAAGAGCATGGGAGCATCAGCCGAATGGAGAACCATCAGGGCAATTGCAGCCAGTCACAGTAACTCCACAACAGAGGATTATGAAAAGGGATATAAGAACTGCTCAAACTGTAGCTCTGATCATGGGTTGCTTTGTAATAACATGGACGCCAGCATCTGTGCTCACCATTTTGGATGTATTTGTGCCAATTACTGCGAAAGTAGCGTATAAAGCATACCCATATCAGTTGATCTTTTTTCATATGGCTTTTAGCAACAGTGCAATGAACCCCATAGTATATGCGTTTCGAAATAAAGATTTTAAGTATATGTTTCTGACAATATCAAACAAGGTGTTTCGTTGTCAATGTTGGAACAACAAAGTTGCCGCCGCTGCAGAGGGAAGTATGGAGGTTGCGTCCATTATTATTCCAAGTATTGTTGTGTCACGTGATGAGACTCCTAATAATTTAGATCTTGAGGAACTGGCAACAGTTGATGATACTTGA